TGCGTCAAATCCAGGTTGGCCAAATACGCATATGTTTGGCAACGAAGCGGTTAGAGCTAGCATGGATCTAAAAGCCAAGCGTATAGTGCCGATACATTGGGGTGTTTTTAACCTAGGTGCAAATGCTTGGAACGAAAACATCATAAAAGCCGCAAATGAGGCGAAGCAGCTTGGTGTTAGACTTGATGTGCCAAAGCAGGGCGAGAGATATGATCTAAACTATCAAACGCAAGTGTGGTGGGAAGAGTAAATTTATAAAATTACACTTGAAACTTCTCTTCTTAAAGGACCAAATTTCAAGTGCGAAATCAATAAGGTGAGAAGAAAGTGAAAGAGATAAAAGAGCAAAAATTCATGGGCGAGCGAGCACTGTTTAGTGCGCAAAGTTTGATTTTACAAAACTGTATTTTTAAAGACGGCGAGTCGCCGCTAAAACATAGTGAGCAAATACGCGTGACAAATTCGCACTTTGCTTACAAATACCCATTTTGGTATAGTAAAAACATAGATGTCAAGGACTGCACATTTAGCCAAATGGCAAGGGCGGGCATATGGTATAGCAGTAATTTGCGTTTTACCGACGTGCTCTTTGAGGCTCCTAAGGCATTTCGTAAATCATCTCAAATTTTACTTGAAAATATCACCTTTACAGATGCTGCCGAGACGCTTTGGAATTGCACGGATATAAGAGCTAAAAACATATCGGCAAAGGGTGATTATTTTGCCATGAACTGTGAAAACGTGGAGTTTATAGGGCTAAATTTGGTGGGTAATTACAGCTTTGACGGATGTAAAAATGTGCATATCAAAGACTCGAAATTGCTCTCAAAAGACGCCTTTTGGAACTGCGAAAACGTTGTGGTCGAAAACTGCGTGATAATTGGCGAGTATTTAGGTTGGAATTCCAAAAATATCACGCTGATTAATTGCACGGTTGAGAGCTTGCAAGGTATGTGCTATATCCAAAATTTAGTTATGCGTGAGTGTATGTGCGCGGATACGACTTTGGCGTTTGAGTATTCTACTGTTGACGTGGAAATTTTAGGCAAAATTCATAGCGTGAAAAATCCACTATGTGGACGCATAAAAGCAAAAGAGATCACAGAAGTGATAATGGATGAAGATCTCGTAGATCCTAGTAAAACAGAGATAATTACCAACTAAAAGGAGATACTATGCAGTATAAAATTTTAAATGACGGCAACAAGATGCCGATGCTTGGCTTTGGCGTGTTTCAAATAGAGCCAAATTTAACGCAAAAGTGCGTAGAGGACGCTATATCAGTAGGGTATCGTAGTATCGACACGGCTCAGGCGTATTTTAACGAGGAGCAAACGGGCGCGGCGCTAAGAACGGCGATAGAGGGCGGCGTGAAGCGTGAGGAGCTATTTGTTACGACAAAAATTTGGATAAATAACATGGATAGCGAGACAAAGGCGCTAAAAAGCATAGAAACTTCGCTTAAAAAGCTAGGACTTGACTATCTTGATATGCTTCTCATACATCAGCCATATAACGACATCTACGGCACTTGGCGTGTGATGAAGCGACTAAAAGATGAGGGCGTGTTAAAATCGATCGGCGTTAGTAACTTTTACGCCGACAGAGTGGCTGACTTGTGCGAAAATACGGGCGTGGTGCCAGCTATCAATCAGCTAGAATGCCATCCGTTTTATCAACGAGAAGCGCTAAAAAAGGTGCTTGATAGCTACGGCGTGGCGTTTTGGTCTTGGGCGAGCTTTGCCGAGGGTAAAAATGATATCTTTAAAAACCAAATTTTACAAAGCATAGGTGACAAATACGGCAAAAGCGTGGCGCAAGTGGTGCTTAGATGGCTTATCCAGCGTGATATCTTAGTCATACCAAAGAGCGTGAATGTTGAGCGTATGAGGGAGAATTTTGACGTATTTGACTTTACTTTAAGCGATGATGATATGAAGCTTATCTCTACGCTTGATACGGATAAAACGCTATTTTTTGACCACACTGACAGCGAAAGAGCAAAGTGGATAATCAACGTTTGGAAAGATAAATTTAAATGAGAAAAATTTTAGTCTTTTTAACGCTTTTTATGGCGTTCAATTTAGTGGCGGGAGAGCAAATGCAAATTATACTAAAAAACAAAAACGGAGAATTTAGAGCGGTTTTGGGTGACATAGATAAAGTAGCAATAGACGGCGAAGTAACAATAGAATTAGTGAAGTAAAAATTTAATAAAAAGGAAAAACAATGAAATACACAAAACTAGGTAACACAGACATTAGCGTCTCACGTGTATGCGTGGGCTGTATGGGATTTGGCGATAAGGATAAGGGTATGGCGTGGAGCTTGCCTTATAATGAGAGTGCAAAGATCATCAAATACACCCTAGAAAAGGGTATAAATTTCTTTGATACAGCGATGGTTTATAGTGCCGGCACGAGCGAAGAGTATGTCGGAAGAGCACTAAACGAATACGCCAAGCGTGATGAGGTAGTAGTAACGACTAAATTTACACCACGCACCCAAGCCGCGATCGACCAAGGCGTATCAGGGCAAAAATTTATCACTAAATGCGTAGATGACAGCCTAAAACGCATGGGTATGGACTATATTGATCTTTATGTTTATCATTGGTGGGATTATCATACGCCTATGGAGGATATTATGCAAGGCTTACATGAGGTGGTAAAAGCCGGCAAGGTGCGAGCTATCGGCATCTCAAACTGCTATGCATGGCAACTAGCCAAGGCAAACGCATACGCAGAGGCGAACAATCTAACGAAATTTGCAAGCGTTCAGGGGCATTATAACTTGATATTTAGAGAAGAGGAGCGTGAGATGGTGCCGCTTTGCCGTGAGGACAATATCGCTCTGACACCGTATAGTGCGCTTGCCGCGGGACGTTTGGCTAGGCTGGGTGATGAAAAAACTTTGCGCTTAGAAAGCGATAAGGTCGCTAACAGCAAATATGACGCAACCGCCGCACAAGACGCTCTAATCATCGCTCGTGTCGCCGAACTAGCCAAAAAACGAGGCGTTAGCATGAGTGAAATTTCAATATCTTGGCTCATCTCAAAGACCACTTCGCCTATCATCGGTATGACAAAGCCAAGCAACGCTGATGGCGCTGTAAATGCCGTAAATTTGACACTAACGACGGAGGAGATAGCGTATTTAGAAGAGCCTTACGTACCACACAGCATAGTGGGCGTAATGGCAAACGAAGCGATGAAAAAGCCGGGTAGATAAGATCGGATTTAGGCGGACTATCCGTCTATATGTTACTAAGATGGCTGTGAAGTCTTAAATTTATAGAGATTCTTGCTAATGCAAAAGTGTTTGATTTGTTATTATGTGTTTTTTAATTAGTAATAACCATATTTCATTAGAGAGGAGTTTGGTATAGGTGAAGATTAGGCGGTGGCTATGGGTGTGGCGCTTGGTTATGCAAGCGATGACAGATCAATAAATTCCGCACTTCACGTGTGCCACTAGATGAAATGCTGGTCATGAAGGGGTGAAATTTACCCCTTCTTTCGCTTCACTCCGTCTACACTAACAAGCGCTAACGCTATCCAGATCAGAACAAACGAGATTAGCTTGCCGCTTGATAGCTCTTCACCAAAGTATATGCCAAGTCCGACCGACATCGTAGGTATGAGGTATTGCATAAAGCCTAGGACGTTAAGATTAACCCTAGTTGTGGCAAGACCGTATATCATAAGTGGCACTATCGTAACCAAACCTGACATTATCATCAAAAAGCCGTCAAATTTCACTCCAAAGTGGCTGATGCCAGTCATCTCAAGGTAGAAAAAGTATGCTAAACAAAACGGAGCTAGTAAAAATGTCTCAACAAAAAGTGCGGCAAAACTAGGCACTTTAAGCCCTTTTCTCACAACTCCGTAAAATGCAAAAGAGACGCCAAGTACAATCGAAACTATAGGTAGATGACCTATGAGATAAACTTGCAAAACAACCGCCGCAAACACCATAAAAATGGCAACTTTTGCCATGATACTAATACGCTCTTTAAGTAAGATCGCACCAAGCATTATGCTTACAAGGGGTGTGATAAACTGACCAAGACCCGCTTCTAAAATTTGCCCGCTACTTACGGCAAAAACAAACGCCCACCAATTTAGTCCTATCAAGGTTCCGCTCAAAAGTAGGGCATTTCTAGTCCTTTTGTCTTTTAAAAGCTGCATCACCTGATGAAATTTACGAGTTAATAAAAGCACAAGTGCCAAAACCGCAATAGACCAAATTATACGATGTATAAGTATCTCAAGAGCCGGGATTTTCGGGCTATAAAGCCTAAAAAATAACGGAAAACAGCCCCATAGAAAAAATGCCAAAAGCCCAAAAGCTAGACCTTTTTTCTGTTCGCTTTCGTTCATATTTTACCTTTTTACTGTTTTTATAAATTTTAGCAGAATTTATTCAATTTTTGATAAGGCGTTTTTTGTAAAATAAATTACAAGTAAAATTAGGAGTAGGGCATGCAAAGACGTGAATTTATGAAAATTTCAGCGTTAGGAGTTATGGCGATGGCAAACGTGAGTTTATTTGCAAACGAAAGCGTAAAAACGCTAAATTTAGGCGGTGTGAATTTGCCTTTCGTAGGGCTTGGCACTTGGGATATTAGGGGAGCTGAGGGACAAAAAGCGATCGAATCGGCATTAAAACTAGGCTACCGACTGATCGACAGCGCCGTGATGTATGGTAACGAAGAGATCGTAGGCAAAGCGGTCAAAAACAGCGGAATAAAGCGCGATGAGATAATAGTAACTACTAAAATTTACACCAACATCAATAAAAACGGCGTCAAAGAGACGCTTTTAGGCTCACTTAAACGAAGCGGGCTTGAATACTTTGACATCTATATGTTTCATCGCCACGGCGGATCAAGAACAAATGAAGCGTGGGAGGCGGCTGTGGAGCTTAAAAAACAAGGGCTTTGCAAGCACTTAGCCGTGAGCAACTTCACGCCCGAAGAGGTAAGAGATGTGTGCGTGAATTTCAAAGATGAAAAGCCGCTAATCAATCAAATTTTAATCA
This is a stretch of genomic DNA from Campylobacter sp. RM6914. It encodes these proteins:
- a CDS encoding DUF3737 family protein codes for the protein MKEIKEQKFMGERALFSAQSLILQNCIFKDGESPLKHSEQIRVTNSHFAYKYPFWYSKNIDVKDCTFSQMARAGIWYSSNLRFTDVLFEAPKAFRKSSQILLENITFTDAAETLWNCTDIRAKNISAKGDYFAMNCENVEFIGLNLVGNYSFDGCKNVHIKDSKLLSKDAFWNCENVVVENCVIIGEYLGWNSKNITLINCTVESLQGMCYIQNLVMRECMCADTTLAFEYSTVDVEILGKIHSVKNPLCGRIKAKEITEVIMDEDLVDPSKTEIITN
- a CDS encoding aldo/keto reductase; amino-acid sequence: MQYKILNDGNKMPMLGFGVFQIEPNLTQKCVEDAISVGYRSIDTAQAYFNEEQTGAALRTAIEGGVKREELFVTTKIWINNMDSETKALKSIETSLKKLGLDYLDMLLIHQPYNDIYGTWRVMKRLKDEGVLKSIGVSNFYADRVADLCENTGVVPAINQLECHPFYQREALKKVLDSYGVAFWSWASFAEGKNDIFKNQILQSIGDKYGKSVAQVVLRWLIQRDILVIPKSVNVERMRENFDVFDFTLSDDDMKLISTLDTDKTLFFDHTDSERAKWIINVWKDKFK
- a CDS encoding aldo/keto reductase, producing the protein MKYTKLGNTDISVSRVCVGCMGFGDKDKGMAWSLPYNESAKIIKYTLEKGINFFDTAMVYSAGTSEEYVGRALNEYAKRDEVVVTTKFTPRTQAAIDQGVSGQKFITKCVDDSLKRMGMDYIDLYVYHWWDYHTPMEDIMQGLHEVVKAGKVRAIGISNCYAWQLAKANAYAEANNLTKFASVQGHYNLIFREEEREMVPLCREDNIALTPYSALAAGRLARLGDEKTLRLESDKVANSKYDATAAQDALIIARVAELAKKRGVSMSEISISWLISKTTSPIIGMTKPSNADGAVNAVNLTLTTEEIAYLEEPYVPHSIVGVMANEAMKKPGR
- the rarD gene encoding EamA family transporter RarD yields the protein MNESEQKKGLAFGLLAFFLWGCFPLFFRLYSPKIPALEILIHRIIWSIAVLALVLLLTRKFHQVMQLLKDKRTRNALLLSGTLIGLNWWAFVFAVSSGQILEAGLGQFITPLVSIMLGAILLKERISIMAKVAIFMVFAAVVLQVYLIGHLPIVSIVLGVSFAFYGVVRKGLKVPSFAALFVETFLLAPFCLAYFFYLEMTGISHFGVKFDGFLMIMSGLVTIVPLMIYGLATTRVNLNVLGFMQYLIPTMSVGLGIYFGEELSSGKLISFVLIWIALALVSVDGVKRKKG
- a CDS encoding aldo/keto reductase, which gives rise to MQRREFMKISALGVMAMANVSLFANESVKTLNLGGVNLPFVGLGTWDIRGAEGQKAIESALKLGYRLIDSAVMYGNEEIVGKAVKNSGIKRDEIIVTTKIYTNINKNGVKETLLGSLKRSGLEYFDIYMFHRHGGSRTNEAWEAAVELKKQGLCKHLAVSNFTPEEVRDVCVNFKDEKPLINQILINPFDQKISAGVAHKELGVVLQSFSSFGGSGASVLGEQTIINIAKKHGKTPAQVVLRWLIQREILTIPKSMSEKRQAENLAVFDFTLDANDMSEIAKMDRGQNFYY